Part of the Planococcus plakortidis genome is shown below.
AGAGCGCTCCCAGCGCTTCACGCTGAGTCGCGGTGATTTGTATCACGTGTGCCTTCTGTTAATTGAAAAGTGAGCATGACTTGTAATGAATGAAATTAGGATGCTGGATATGGTATCTGGTACAGCAGCGCTTCACGCTGAGTCGCGGTGAATTGTACGAACGGTGAAGTGAAATTTTCTAGAATCGATCTGTGATTCGGTAAACTACTTACTTCTATAATTAGTGAGCAGAGACCCAAATCCGTAACAAACTCTCTGCAGGCAACACCTAGTCACCAGTGGAATATGCTCCTTATTAATCCCTCTCAAACTGGAGATGAAGCGGAAATCGGCGACTCCGGGAGGATCAGCGAGACAATTGAGACCCTGCAGGAGCGCAGCGACGAAGCGGCTCAATGCGAGCCCTCCGGAAAGCGTCCGATTGCTGCGCAATCTCCCCCCCCACTTTAAAACTCCTATTAATTCCCGTATACCCCCAACCCACGAAAATAAAGCACTGAATGAATTGTTACAATTGTGTAACGAAGCTTTATTGCTATAATTTTTGATTTTTATATTAATTATATGATTAAACTGACTAAAAAACTGCTGCAGAGGGACTCCTTGTCCCGATTTGGAAATTATAGGATCTAAATTTTAGCGAAAAATTCATTCCCTCGTAATATTTTGTCTATTCCAACACGCAAAAATTGCGTTTATTTCCCGTTTCTCAGAGAAATAAACATCGACTTGTAAATATTACCACCTTTCAAACCCTTTCTGTGACTGGATTTATGAGCAGTCATTCATTTGTAATATGGCTGTAACCTAAATGAAACTCCCCAGACATTGTTTTTGTAGGGGGCAGTCTATATAGTAAGTGGCAGAGCAAATTAATGATAATCTTTATATCCACATAACATAAATTTAAAAAAACAATCCTTCGGAGGTACTGACTAAATGAAAAAAGCATTCTTTACACTACTTGCAGCAGGCGCATTGGTCTTTTCTAGTTCAGCTACAGACGTCCAAAATACCGTGAACGCACAACCACAAAAAGCAGTCGCACAGAAAGCATCTGAGCCGGCGATCGTCCAGGTTTCCAACAGCACGTATAAATTCAAATACGCTACAAACGTCCGCAGAGATGCCGGCACAAGCCACGGCGTCATCAAAGTCGCTCCTAAAGGCGCATCTGCAACTGTGACAAAATCCGCTACAATCGGCAGCGGCAAATGGTTCAAAGTCCGCACTGGCGGAACGCACGGCTGGGTACACAGCTCACTCGTGACTAAATCATCTGGTTCTGGCGTCGTCCAGGCTTCATCGAGCGTTTCTTCTTCAGCGGTCGTTTCCAAAGCGCTAGCACTTAAAGGCATCCCGTACCGTTTCGGCGGCACGACGCCAGCTGGCTTTGACTGCTCAGGATTCGTACAATATGCATTCAAACAAGCAGGCAAAAGCGTTTCACGCACGACGCTTTCCCAATATGCACAGTCTTATAAAGTTTCAAGCCCACGCCCAGGAGACTTGGTCTTCTTCGCGAACACTTACCGCCCAGGGATCTCACACGTTGGGATCTACATCGGGAACAACCAGTTCGTACACTCTGGCGGCGCTAAATCAGAAGTGAAAAGCTTGAACGGCCCATACTGGGGCAAGAAATTCCACAGCTTCAGACGTTTCTAAGCTAAATATGTGATTCAGGGAGTATCCGAAATCTCGGGTGCTCTTTTTTTGCGCATTTTTAAACTGAACGCAAAAAACAGCACGGGCACTGGCCTGCGCTGCTTTTTGCGTTTTTCTACATTAGAGGTGCCGCATATAGCGGACCGATACATGCCCCGAATCTTCCGGCATGTCGTACGCCGGTTCCTCGTATTGGAATTCGAAGCCGCGCGCTTCGTAGAACGGGATCGCCATGCCGTTGCCTTTGGCGACCGCGACCCATTGCGTCTTGGCGCCTCGGGATTTTTGGTCTTCTGTGATCGCTTTGAGCAGTTTCGTGCCGATGCCTTGGTATTTGCGCTTCGGGTCCATATACAGTACATAGACTTCGGCCACTGCGTCATCCGTGAAGCCGCCGCCTCCTGCGCCGAGCACTTCTCCTTCGTCTACCGCGACGAACCAGCCGTTCCAGTCCTGGTTTGTGTTGCCGATTTCCTCACGTATGCGTGCTTCGTTATAGAATTTCGCGATGACGCGTTCGATTTCTTTTTCCGGCAAGAGGCCAGCGTAGGTCACGCGGTTGCCGGCCGCGCAAACTTTGCGGATCCCTGCCGCGTCTTCCGGCTGTGCTATTCGGATGTCCATGTTGCTTTCCCCCTTCACCTGATAATGGCGGATAAAATGAAGCCGGCAAGCATGCCGAGCGTGAAAAATAGAATGAGTTTGGGTGCTCTTTTCATCGTTTTCCCCCTTTAGTCATTAATTGCTGATGAGATGATCGGCACTTGCTTTCGGTTTTACCGTCTCCAAGTAATGCGCTTCCGCTTTCCAATAACGTTGCTCGAACTTTTCCAGCTTCTTTTGCGTATCGGGGCTTTCCCTGTTGAACCGCTCACCGCGCGGGCTGTCGACATAGCAAAGGAAATCGAAATGCGCACGCCATTCGTCCCGTTGGAGAAACACGC
Proteins encoded:
- a CDS encoding C40 family peptidase, with translation MKKAFFTLLAAGALVFSSSATDVQNTVNAQPQKAVAQKASEPAIVQVSNSTYKFKYATNVRRDAGTSHGVIKVAPKGASATVTKSATIGSGKWFKVRTGGTHGWVHSSLVTKSSGSGVVQASSSVSSSAVVSKALALKGIPYRFGGTTPAGFDCSGFVQYAFKQAGKSVSRTTLSQYAQSYKVSSPRPGDLVFFANTYRPGISHVGIYIGNNQFVHSGGAKSEVKSLNGPYWGKKFHSFRRF
- a CDS encoding GNAT family N-acetyltransferase — protein: MDIRIAQPEDAAGIRKVCAAGNRVTYAGLLPEKEIERVIAKFYNEARIREEIGNTNQDWNGWFVAVDEGEVLGAGGGGFTDDAVAEVYVLYMDPKRKYQGIGTKLLKAITEDQKSRGAKTQWVAVAKGNGMAIPFYEARGFEFQYEEPAYDMPEDSGHVSVRYMRHL